CTCTCAATCGATTTTCGATGATGTTTTGGAAGTGgttttttctcatgaaatttgggACTTCCTTGAAACCACTTTTACAACTTAGCTTGCTACCAAAAGATCTATGTTAAAGAACCAGTTGAAGAACATAAGGGGAAGTAATTATTTTGTTGAGAATTATCTCTATCAAATCAAGGTAATTACTGAAAATTTAGGTGTTATAAATGAAAGAATTCCTATTTCTGATCTTACGATATATATTTTGAATGGTTTGTATAGAGAGTATAATGATTTTTTTATCCGTTTACGAAATAGAGAAATGCCATTTGCTTTTTACTGAACTGAAAACTAAATTGTATTAAAGAACCTCTAGTTTGAAATCCCTCAAACATCATTATGTCGAGTTTAGTTCCAAAACACGGTCGCTAAGTTacttactaaagtcaacttcgttaggttagatttTGGACATAAAAATATTGAGACATGCTCTAGTTACTCATCGAAGAATTGAAGACGTATTGAAGACAAaaagaagacatcatccttcataTTGAGGTTAATAACTATTGACTATGACTTTTTCCATATGCGAAGTTTTTTTACAATGATTTAGTATATAGATGAATCGATCATTATCTAAGATCTAAGTATCTAGCGTTACGAAGTATATTTTTCCATACCTTCGTGTTTTGATAAGGCACTAATATATAATTTGTTGTTATTATTTATATATGATGAACATTTAGCTTGAATATGTGCTTTGATAATCATGTTAGAAATCAATTTCTTAGATATGTATTAAAGTGCTTTGAACTTCGAATTTATGTTTCGATTTCAAATTAGATTTAGGACTGATCAAGATCGATCGATCCCAGGTAGTAGAACCGATCCCAAATCAAGACCAACCCACAACTGATCCTGATTATGTTCTTGCTTGTTCTTACACTTTTGTGTTGTCTATTTCTCTTTGATTAATGGATTTCGAGATGTATACAAGTCGGAACGTGAATATGTCAGAAAATATTTAACATGTTTGTAACTCTAACATTGTTCTTACTTACTCCCTAATTTGATACTCAAGGTTATATCCTATGTAATATTTTGATATTGAATTTCTTTATCATTATTAGTATTGAGATTGTATGTTTTCTATTCCCATAAGATTGCATATGTCTAGTTGACTATTTTAGCAACATACATGAATTTGCATCTCGCTAATAGTTTTCATACTACTGAAATATCTTAAATAATAGTTGGAATATATTCTTGATTATATTTGGTAATCAAATAATATCAAGAATTTCTTAGTTTCGGAAATGATATTAATTGAATATCTTTGTAAATTTTCGAATTCGATTTCTTGTTTTCAAACAATCCTTGGTCATTATACTATAAATAGTTGAGCTtttgtattcttacaaactcatcccaGAATACACCAGGTTGCCTCTCCGTTTCCTTTTGCGTAAAGAGGAAACATAGACTTACACTCTAGAAAAAATGACGTGATTGTCCTTCCTTGTTTTCGTTTCACCTGTAGTTTGTatcataaaaactaaaaaaatctgGATGAAATATACACAACATTTTTTAGTTCTTGAGTCTTGAACAAATTTTACAAATCCAATTATAGAAAATTCAAGAAGCCTTTCTGGACTAGTAATTCTTATAGACGAAGGAAAtgaacagggggttagtcgtgggagagttcgagagattttaatgtatttaggttttctcctgttagtcctgagggagtttgagggagtctctccaaatctccgttagtcgtgggggagtttataggagtctcctaaactctctagaaaacacctgttagtcgctgtggagtttaaaaaaagctcttgaactccctgttagtcataaaaccctataatactagggagttggtttctttggggagttcggaggagtttttagtgtattttggtctcacaacaaatctctcaaaagagtagagatttgggaaggagtttggtgcgtagaaaaccataggagaaagaagaggaaacgtttttttccaggtatgtttttcttcttctttgatctccatgattgtttataatagtttgatttgtgtactattttgattgtttttcatatctttgatctccatgattgtttattttgagtgtgtgtatagtttttttttgtgggtactctctctctgtcaaaaccctaatttgtggttcaaaagatcttggtaagaaattgcatgatttgattataatgatatctttaaattcaaccgttggaatatgatgaaatttaagtatgtcgtagtttaccttgttatagaagtacagtaaaattttcacgtgGATCAGGTCAAGTtttctactgcaaagcttgcacaatatatgactatggtctgctgagtttaaatcacgaataggggactgattcctatttatctcattctccgcttatcggacaaagatcaaattttagtatgatgtttgtatatatgaaggttacctactgtagaaatttcatgaagttctgatcactttaggtacaccaaagtgtgagaaatccggaactgaattctgtatgcacgtattgaaagtaatcgggttctgagtaatgtatctttttaatgaaccgttggaatgctatgatttttgagtgtgttgtgtaatattgagttgtaagtgtaccgtaaaaatttcaagaggatcaggtaagtattagtactgaaaagattggacaatctgaaactttgtttcggtgaaacagaattcctttacaactatcttcataatttgttatgtcatcatgcattaattggcttgctacttttcATGGGTGTCATTTataatcactatcacttgttaagtcctcttatttagacacatatttctcttctattctatatgccaaaacttccaaaacttaaccaagcatgtggttttgacaaatcttttgagaactataaagggaaacatagatggatgaagactagatttggtcaataccaggatttgtttaaatcttgtacttctggattcggttgggatgatgctaacaagatgattactggatccgacgagatgtggaacaattactttgaggtatgtgtgtgttacttactgaaaactaaatttgatatttttttcttctattttgtgcagagttctaattcatgctttatcctttatttattttttgtatgttaacagagccatccaaaccaaactaacttaagggaagataatggtaaagactatggtgacttgcttattgtttttgggaataaatgttcttctggaaaagttacagttgatcttacccatgagggtacaagtgctagaacctgtgataaggaagatgaacaagatgattacttCGATGTTGATTATACACAACGAGAGCAATATGATAATGCTTTTAACGTATAATACGTGGGATATGGCTTAGAGGAAAGTGATgaacaagataaagatgaaaatCAAGATATGAACACAAAGAAAATTCCTTTCAGAAAAACGGCACCAAAGAAAAGACCAAGGTGTGACATTGGTGACTCTTCTACATCAACTAATCCTACTGGGCAGTCTGATTATCTAGAGAAATTGATTGCCAACGGTTcatcgatttcttcttctattgattcaatgcatgctcttattgcgaaagagaaagaagaccgcaaaattgaaaaagaaatgcgcataattgataaggataagaaagataaccaagtatgggatcttgtttatggcatgaatgaaatttctttggaagataagctgaaagtaattgaaatgttggacaacaatcacaagaagaacttattcatacgttttactcctgaagagagaaagttgtggattggttcaaagttataagcataaacctgtcatctttgcaagtttctattaggtttaacgggcttttagagttacaacatttgatcgtttttcttcataactattagtatttaatttttcttttctcctagttgagaacttattgttatggattgattgctactaatttttatgggttgacatctttatggttattatgattgaatttatgaaatttatattctatatgcttattttatatatacatatacttttatgcttttgaaataatgatgattctaataaaaatactgatagtgaagatgaagcctttgatacagaagaagaaagcagtgatgatgaagaggtaagcagcaataatgaatttgaactatccatatttttgaatatactttcagcggtgcattcatggttgatggatataatcaagcaattgcaatacatacaaagtcagcgtattgaaagaccaatgagacgcccagttacattgtttggatataactatataaggagagttttgcatcaagacccagaagactttcgaagaagttataggatgtaccctgatatttttctaaaactatgttgtatcattagagaaactacatcattatgtgatacaagatgcgtttctattgaagaaatgctTGGTACATTTTTACTCGTTGTTGGCCAAAGTTCACGATATTGCACAGTACGTTGGTCGCTCTCGGTAGACAGTTAGTAAAAAATTCAACAGGATGTTGCGAGCTTTAAATTCTATAGCTCCGAGGATGATGGCTAagccaacaagtgcaactccatttaaaattcgtgagactacacgattttatccttactttaaggattgcattggagctatggacggtacacatatcccagcaatggtagagaaaagaaatgcagccgtttatcggaatcgacatggaattacatctcaaaatgtgttagcgatttgcaacttcgacttggagttcatatacgtgctcagtggatgggaagggtctgctcatgattcgaaaatacttaacgacgcaatgacaaaaagaaatggactgaaaataccgcaaggtaattttacttttatctaatgtgaagttttgagttttttggttaagttatattcgggttctacttgacgaagttttcattttgtgttttattcaggtaaatattacttgggggatggtgggtttgcaaaccgaagatattgtttaacaccatttcgtggccaacgttatcatttgaaagaattttctggtacgggtaatcatgcgaaaaaggctgaagaattatttaacatgcgtcatgcttctttgaggaatgtagttgaaagattgttcggtgttgtgaagtctcgtttcttgatctttaagtctgaacctccatttccgtatcaggtgcaagcggaga
This genomic stretch from Papaver somniferum cultivar HN1 chromosome 5, ASM357369v1, whole genome shotgun sequence harbors:
- the LOC113284101 gene encoding uncharacterized protein LOC113284101 translates to MAKPTSATPFKIRETTRFYPYFKDCIGAMDGTHIPAMVEKRNAAVYRNRHGITSQNVLAICNFDLEFIYVLSGWEGSAHDSKILNDAMTKRNGLKIPQECRSDEFPVEEEEDSHPSTLVNDDEILTQQTQEQQRQEANAWRKSIADD